One genomic window of Candidatus Kuenenia stuttgartiensis includes the following:
- a CDS encoding hemerythrin domain-containing protein — translation MKKYCLLCIIILCLPVFSCANKERITSDSFKNYEGSHAFTTELLRTDFALQKRVLITLEKAIMLMEDNVDSVSKETFEKSIEVISYFFDICHIEKENEILFPFVKNIQGGMEKKDFLGRLLMEHISARDRKRALSDAVKGISLGKKARKTIKKAGYRYIKYVKKHLQTEEKALFPWIDTLLSHDDQLALIERLNAVEEKYISNGLHEKYFIMVETLEKQLGILP, via the coding sequence ATGAAAAAATATTGTCTCCTCTGTATCATTATTCTTTGCCTGCCAGTTTTTTCCTGCGCCAACAAGGAACGCATAACCTCTGATAGTTTTAAAAACTATGAAGGGTCTCATGCGTTTACCACGGAATTGCTGAGAACTGATTTTGCGCTGCAGAAAAGGGTTTTAATAACCCTTGAGAAGGCAATAATGCTCATGGAAGACAATGTTGATTCCGTCAGCAAAGAAACATTTGAAAAGAGTATAGAGGTTATAAGTTATTTTTTTGATATTTGCCATATTGAAAAAGAAAACGAAATACTTTTTCCATTTGTCAAAAATATACAAGGCGGTATGGAAAAGAAAGATTTTCTGGGGCGGCTATTAATGGAACATATATCGGCGAGAGACCGGAAAAGGGCTTTATCAGATGCAGTGAAAGGAATATCTTTAGGCAAAAAGGCGAGAAAGACTATCAAAAAAGCTGGTTACAGGTATATCAAATATGTAAAAAAGCACCTCCAAACAGAGGAAAAGGCTCTTTTCCCATGGATAGATACACTACTATCTCACGATGACCAGTTAGCACTGATAGAACGGTTAAATGCGGTTGAAGAGAAATATATCAGTAACGGACTGCATGAAAAATATTTCATAATGGTGGAGACCCTTGAAAAACAATTAGGGATATTACCATGA
- a CDS encoding family 16 glycoside hydrolase: MEKYALIIFVCMNFLITSGAFAQQGQKVTVAEILGERKEYYFDNDELSNTPKGFFEALTGNGKKGQWRVLKVQHSPSSDNVVVQTKTDKTAKRFPLLMVEYIDYKDAMAYVKFRAEGGEIDQAAGLVFRYKDNQNYYVLSANALKNNVHLYKVSNGQQKLLGEKNMPVSSNEWHLLKVVYDGKKIRCFFENAMVIEVLDDTFSSGGIGLWTKSDSYVLFDDLVIQENS, translated from the coding sequence ATGGAAAAATACGCACTAATTATTTTTGTTTGTATGAATTTTTTAATAACCAGCGGCGCTTTTGCACAGCAGGGACAAAAGGTGACTGTAGCCGAAATATTGGGAGAAAGGAAAGAGTATTATTTTGACAACGACGAGTTATCCAACACGCCTAAGGGATTTTTTGAAGCCCTTACCGGCAACGGCAAAAAGGGACAATGGAGGGTGCTGAAAGTGCAGCACTCACCTTCTTCAGACAATGTAGTTGTACAGACAAAAACGGATAAGACTGCTAAGCGTTTCCCTTTGCTGATGGTAGAGTATATCGATTATAAAGACGCCATGGCATATGTAAAATTTCGCGCTGAAGGTGGAGAGATAGACCAGGCGGCAGGACTGGTCTTCAGGTATAAGGATAATCAAAACTATTATGTGTTAAGCGCCAATGCATTGAAAAACAATGTGCATTTATATAAAGTGTCAAATGGACAGCAAAAATTGCTCGGAGAAAAAAATATGCCCGTATCCTCAAACGAGTGGCATTTGTTAAAAGTTGTTTATGACGGGAAAAAGATACGCTGTTTTTTTGAAAATGCAATGGTAATTGAAGTTTTAGACGATACGTTTTCTTCCGGCGGCATAGGGCTTTGGACAAAATCCGATTCGTATGTATTGTTTGACGACCTCGTAATACAAGAAAATTCCTGA